In one window of Zhongshania aliphaticivorans DNA:
- a CDS encoding biotin/lipoyl-containing protein produces the protein MQASNNYYLNNPMVHKDRQLAKSNTVWTRSFACNDLKPLIICRGPIRKEAMDVFDEMGIHHYGILLSEKDSITYTNALAPELRTLTDPDRVHRVPDYTGATKEERIRRIQQIIRIAYDNGYNAIFAGYGFMSEDAEMVESMEKAGLNFIGPCSFTQKSAGMKDQAKRTALETGVSVTPGVNNATSLALFAKYGKDGLDKCAADNNLSVDFSSCKDEEEKALVLLAASYDAGIDIITAADIGLALQVEAKRMLAEKPNNRFRLKAIAGGGGKGQRILQAANSYEGATLEEKIEKAAENVPSLVQECLIELKTNGVGDNKNVLIEMNIDTTRHQEIQVVGNGEWCMTMGGRDCSLQMHEQKLLEVSVTEEELEAAITAADAAGKPEEAEQLKKDLVILQRMEREGAVFGEAVKLDSVGTFECIVDGESHYFMEMNTRIQVEHRVTELCYKLKFTNPDDSGDYFIAESLVEVMVLLARHGKNLPKPTRILREKTSVEARMNATNQALQPHAGGVIENWSNAIIGEIRDDQGISTHNPDTDVFMKYHLAGAYDSNIALLLTTGETRLSSYQRLAEILRRTELRGKDLATNLEFHYGLVHWFIGNGINARPSTRFIVPYLTAVGLLKEQANQIDLDVAYAEIRQRYVSADSESNAAWLAALDAKKLLLIRPLERLFAEPHYMAGWLSMNKDSLNIVDGKLQWLVNPIELLDKLYHYLNMDFELGKPARYMIWDHDHEILNSAVNFYKTLNEKVDAADFPALEALLAAKKAPKGFSADEWSAIRSAHAGYFAGTEVLSVLAYIADKTGFCELSVNADLSITIPDRLTDESLQKRMAKVLVPPPAAKSDEVLAASGGMFYPREAPGMDVFVNVGDHFEAGDTLYIVEVMKMFNKVVAPFAGTIDKVLVEGDGVIIKKGQPLFKIIPDEKIIVETPEEIAEARRVKTVEFLATLK, from the coding sequence GTGCAAGCAAGTAATAATTACTACCTAAACAACCCGATGGTTCATAAAGACCGTCAACTCGCAAAATCAAATACAGTATGGACTAGAAGTTTCGCCTGTAACGATTTGAAACCATTGATTATTTGTCGTGGCCCAATCCGTAAAGAGGCCATGGATGTCTTTGATGAAATGGGCATTCACCACTACGGTATTTTGCTTTCTGAAAAAGACTCCATCACTTACACCAACGCGCTAGCGCCTGAACTGAGAACGCTAACTGACCCAGATCGTGTTCACCGCGTACCTGACTATACCGGCGCGACCAAAGAAGAACGTATCCGACGCATCCAGCAGATAATTCGCATTGCCTACGATAATGGCTATAACGCGATTTTTGCGGGTTACGGCTTTATGTCGGAGGACGCCGAAATGGTTGAGTCTATGGAAAAAGCTGGGCTGAACTTTATTGGACCATGCTCTTTTACTCAAAAATCAGCCGGTATGAAGGACCAAGCAAAACGTACTGCATTGGAAACTGGGGTGTCTGTTACACCTGGGGTTAACAATGCAACGAGCTTGGCGTTATTCGCTAAATACGGCAAAGACGGCTTAGATAAATGCGCCGCTGATAACAACTTGTCGGTTGATTTTAGCTCTTGCAAAGATGAAGAAGAAAAAGCACTAGTATTATTGGCAGCGTCTTACGACGCAGGCATTGATATTATTACCGCCGCGGACATTGGTCTTGCCTTGCAAGTTGAAGCCAAGCGTATGCTGGCCGAAAAACCCAATAACCGATTCCGCTTGAAAGCCATTGCAGGTGGCGGTGGTAAAGGTCAGCGTATTCTTCAGGCGGCAAATTCCTACGAAGGCGCGACGCTAGAAGAAAAAATTGAAAAAGCCGCAGAAAATGTCCCCTCATTGGTACAAGAATGTTTGATCGAGCTTAAAACCAATGGTGTTGGCGATAATAAAAACGTGCTCATCGAGATGAATATCGACACCACTCGTCACCAAGAAATACAGGTGGTGGGTAATGGTGAGTGGTGTATGACAATGGGTGGTCGTGACTGCTCTTTGCAAATGCACGAGCAGAAGTTATTGGAAGTTTCTGTTACCGAAGAAGAACTGGAAGCAGCCATTACGGCGGCAGATGCTGCGGGCAAACCAGAAGAAGCGGAACAGCTTAAGAAAGACCTCGTTATTTTACAGCGCATGGAACGTGAGGGCGCGGTATTTGGTGAGGCCGTTAAATTGGATTCTGTGGGTACCTTTGAATGTATTGTCGATGGTGAATCGCATTACTTCATGGAAATGAACACCCGTATTCAGGTTGAGCACCGTGTAACGGAGCTGTGTTACAAGCTGAAATTTACCAACCCAGATGACTCCGGTGATTACTTCATCGCAGAAAGTTTGGTTGAGGTAATGGTGTTGCTGGCACGCCACGGTAAAAACTTACCTAAACCAACCCGAATCCTGCGCGAAAAGACTTCGGTTGAAGCGCGAATGAACGCGACCAACCAGGCCTTGCAACCTCATGCTGGTGGTGTGATCGAGAATTGGTCTAACGCAATCATAGGTGAAATTCGTGATGATCAGGGTATTTCTACACATAACCCTGATACTGATGTCTTCATGAAATACCACCTAGCCGGTGCGTATGATTCTAACATTGCCTTATTGCTTACCACGGGTGAAACACGCCTGAGTAGCTATCAACGCTTAGCGGAAATCTTACGCCGAACAGAGCTACGCGGTAAAGACTTGGCCACCAACCTTGAATTCCATTACGGCTTAGTTCATTGGTTTATTGGCAATGGCATTAATGCGCGTCCTTCTACTCGCTTTATTGTTCCATATTTGACGGCAGTGGGTTTGTTGAAAGAACAGGCAAATCAAATTGACCTTGATGTGGCTTACGCAGAAATTCGCCAGCGCTATGTTAGCGCGGATAGCGAGAGCAATGCTGCTTGGCTTGCCGCCTTGGATGCTAAGAAACTGTTGTTGATTCGTCCTCTTGAGCGGCTATTTGCCGAGCCACATTATATGGCCGGTTGGTTAAGCATGAATAAGGACAGCTTGAACATCGTCGATGGCAAACTCCAATGGCTAGTGAATCCTATTGAGCTGCTAGACAAGCTTTATCACTACCTCAATATGGACTTTGAGCTAGGTAAACCAGCGCGTTATATGATTTGGGATCACGATCATGAGATCTTGAACTCTGCTGTTAATTTCTACAAAACCTTAAATGAAAAAGTAGACGCGGCAGATTTCCCTGCCCTTGAAGCACTACTTGCCGCCAAAAAAGCCCCAAAAGGATTTAGCGCTGATGAGTGGTCTGCAATACGCAGTGCCCACGCAGGTTATTTTGCGGGAACAGAAGTTCTGTCTGTATTGGCATACATTGCCGATAAAACGGGCTTCTGCGAATTAAGCGTAAACGCGGATTTAAGCATTACAATTCCTGATCGTTTAACAGATGAAAGCCTGCAGAAACGTATGGCTAAAGTCCTTGTACCGCCACCAGCGGCTAAATCAGACGAAGTACTTGCAGCCAGTGGTGGTATGTTCTACCCACGCGAAGCGCCGGGCATGGATGTCTTTGTTAATGTTGGTGACCATTTTGAGGCAGGGGATACTTTATACATTGTTGAAGTCATGAAGATGTTCAACAAAGTGGTGGCGCCTTTTGCTGGCACCATCGATAAAGTATTGGTTGAGGGTGACGGTGTGATCATTAAAAAAGGTCAGCCTTTGTTCAAAATCATTCCAGATGAAAAAATCATCGTTGAAACCCCTGAGGAAATTGCTGAGGCCCGTCGCGTTAAAACTGTTGAGTTTTTAGCGACCCTTAAGTAA
- the mce gene encoding methylmalonyl-CoA epimerase, translating to MITGLDHIAVAVPDLEKAVKRFLEDFGLSYDGTEDVETAKTSTAFFPIESASIELVSPLRGEGPIAKYLEKKPGGLHHLCFSTDDIVADVARLKTLGYQFITDEPSLGAHNCQVIFIHPKSCDGVLIELSQPGDDHH from the coding sequence ATGATTACTGGACTTGATCATATTGCTGTTGCGGTGCCTGATTTAGAAAAAGCCGTTAAACGTTTTCTGGAAGACTTTGGTCTTAGCTACGATGGCACTGAAGACGTTGAAACAGCCAAAACATCTACCGCATTTTTCCCTATAGAATCTGCAAGCATAGAGTTAGTCAGCCCATTGCGCGGTGAAGGCCCTATTGCAAAATACCTAGAAAAAAAGCCAGGTGGATTACATCACCTCTGTTTTAGCACCGACGATATCGTTGCTGATGTTGCTCGCTTGAAAACTTTGGGCTATCAATTTATCACTGATGAACCATCCTTGGGTGCCCACAATTGCCAAGTTATCTTTATTCACCCCAAATCCTGTGACGGTGTACTCATTGAGTTAAGCCAGCCAGGGGATGACCACCACTAA
- the scpA gene encoding methylmalonyl-CoA mutase → MADYKAPDTSVEEWKSMANKVLAKGNQTLDDLVWNTPEGIDVKPLYTKEDTQDLPYADTLPGIEPFIRGPQPTMYAGRPWTIRQYAGFSTAEESNAFYRKALAAGGQGVSVAFDLATHRGYDSDHPRVTGDVGKAGVAIDSVEDMKVLFNEIPLDKVSVSMTMNGAVLPVLAGYIVAAEEQGVSQDQLSGTIQNDILKEFMVRNTYIYPPLPSMKIIGDIIAYASDNMPKFNTISISGYHIQEAGADAALELAYTLADGKEYIRTAIAAGLDIDKFAGRLSFFWGIGMNFYMEIAKMRAARLLWSKIVSEFEPKNSRSKMLRTHSQTSGWSLTEQDPYNNIVRTTIEAMAAVFGGTQSLHTNALDEAIALPTQFSSRIARNTQLIIQEETGITKVVDPWGGSYMMESLTKDIADRAWELIEEIEEKGGMAKAIETGLPKLRIEESAARKQARIDRGEDVIVGVNKYTLDEEDDVDVLDIDNNAVRESQVAALAKIREERDEAAVDDALEAIYQCALTGEGNLLDLAVKATRLRATVGEISFAMEREFGRFNAQAQTVSGVYGSAYQDDENWQGITKDIEDFSEKHGRRPRMLVCKMGQDGHDRGAKVIATAFADVGFDIDLSPMFSTPEEVAKQAVENDVHVVGVSSQAAGHKTLVPELIAELKKVGADDIIVIAGGVIPRQDYDFLYEAGVKGIFGPGTKIPLAARGVLDAVNDAYKG, encoded by the coding sequence ATGGCTGATTACAAAGCTCCTGACACGTCCGTAGAAGAATGGAAATCCATGGCGAATAAAGTTCTCGCCAAAGGCAATCAAACACTTGATGACTTAGTTTGGAACACACCTGAAGGTATCGACGTTAAACCTTTGTATACCAAAGAAGATACTCAGGATTTACCTTACGCTGATACATTGCCAGGTATTGAGCCCTTTATTCGTGGGCCACAACCAACAATGTACGCTGGTCGGCCGTGGACAATACGTCAGTACGCGGGATTTTCTACGGCAGAAGAATCTAATGCTTTTTATCGTAAAGCCTTAGCTGCTGGTGGCCAAGGGGTGTCAGTTGCTTTCGATTTGGCAACTCACCGCGGTTACGACTCAGATCACCCACGGGTAACCGGTGATGTTGGTAAGGCTGGGGTAGCAATAGACTCAGTTGAAGATATGAAGGTCTTGTTTAACGAGATCCCACTGGATAAAGTCTCTGTTTCAATGACCATGAATGGGGCTGTTCTTCCAGTACTTGCTGGCTATATCGTTGCTGCGGAAGAGCAGGGTGTTTCGCAGGATCAATTATCTGGCACGATTCAAAACGATATTCTTAAAGAGTTTATGGTGCGTAATACCTATATTTACCCACCATTACCTTCGATGAAAATTATCGGCGACATCATTGCCTACGCCTCTGACAATATGCCGAAATTTAACACGATTTCCATTTCGGGTTACCACATTCAAGAAGCCGGTGCTGATGCCGCACTTGAGTTGGCCTACACCTTGGCCGATGGTAAAGAGTATATCCGCACAGCTATTGCTGCGGGTTTGGATATCGATAAATTTGCTGGCCGCTTGTCCTTTTTCTGGGGCATTGGTATGAATTTCTATATGGAAATTGCCAAAATGCGTGCCGCACGCTTGCTGTGGTCAAAAATTGTTAGCGAATTTGAGCCCAAAAACTCTCGCTCTAAAATGCTACGTACTCACAGCCAAACCTCAGGCTGGTCTTTAACGGAACAAGACCCCTATAACAATATTGTCCGTACTACGATTGAAGCAATGGCGGCAGTATTTGGCGGCACTCAGTCACTTCATACCAATGCTTTGGATGAAGCGATTGCACTTCCTACGCAATTTTCATCTCGTATCGCACGTAATACACAGTTAATCATTCAAGAAGAGACCGGCATTACTAAGGTTGTTGATCCTTGGGGTGGCTCTTATATGATGGAGTCATTAACAAAGGATATTGCTGATCGTGCTTGGGAGCTGATTGAGGAAATAGAAGAAAAAGGCGGTATGGCTAAGGCGATTGAAACCGGCTTGCCTAAACTTCGAATTGAAGAATCGGCTGCCCGCAAACAGGCCCGAATAGATCGCGGCGAAGACGTTATTGTGGGTGTGAACAAATATACCCTTGATGAAGAAGATGATGTTGATGTTCTCGATATCGACAATAATGCAGTACGTGAATCTCAGGTTGCTGCACTAGCTAAAATTCGCGAAGAAAGAGACGAGGCCGCAGTAGATGATGCACTTGAAGCTATCTATCAATGTGCATTAACTGGTGAAGGTAACTTATTGGATTTAGCTGTAAAAGCAACTCGCTTACGCGCTACAGTAGGGGAGATATCCTTTGCGATGGAACGTGAGTTTGGCCGCTTTAACGCCCAAGCCCAAACCGTGTCTGGGGTCTATGGTAGTGCGTATCAGGACGATGAAAACTGGCAGGGTATTACCAAAGACATCGAAGATTTTTCTGAGAAGCATGGTCGTCGCCCACGTATGCTGGTGTGCAAAATGGGCCAAGATGGCCATGACCGTGGTGCTAAAGTAATCGCTACTGCATTTGCCGACGTCGGTTTTGATATTGATTTATCGCCCATGTTCTCAACTCCTGAGGAGGTGGCAAAACAAGCCGTCGAAAATGATGTTCATGTTGTTGGTGTATCTTCACAAGCCGCGGGTCATAAAACGCTGGTGCCTGAGTTAATCGCCGAGCTTAAAAAGGTCGGTGCCGACGACATCATTGTTATCGCTGGCGGTGTTATTCCACGCCAAGATTATGATTTCCTCTATGAAGCTGGCGTAAAAGGTATCTTTGGTCCTGGAACCAAAATCCCACTAGCGGCTCGCGGTGTATTAGACGCAGTGAATGATGCTTACAAGGGGTAG
- the meaB gene encoding methylmalonyl Co-A mutase-associated GTPase MeaB yields the protein MAIDVEALKSGNSRALAKAITLVESKRVEHRTEAQLLLEQVLPVTGNSIRIGITGIPGVGKSTFIEAFGLYLLSQGMRVAVLAVDPSSPIAGGSILGDKTRMELLSRSKDAFIRPSPSEGSLGGVAQKTRETMLLCEAAGYNVILVETVGVGQSEYEVASMVDFFMVLMLPNAGDELQGIKKGIIELADALVINKADGESINLAQQTRRHYENALHLLRQNSFWTPQVMSCSALKNENIEAIWGMISGFKIDASKNGALQEKRARQAREWMTKLLHEMLDMKLKQNPEVKELLPTLNNKVTEGETTPYLAASQLINLLFKPEA from the coding sequence ATGGCAATTGATGTAGAAGCATTAAAAAGCGGCAATTCCCGTGCACTTGCTAAAGCGATAACCTTGGTTGAAAGTAAGCGTGTCGAGCATCGAACTGAGGCACAATTACTCTTAGAGCAAGTACTACCCGTAACGGGTAACAGTATTCGTATTGGCATTACCGGTATTCCTGGTGTCGGTAAATCTACTTTTATTGAGGCCTTTGGTTTATATCTGCTTAGCCAAGGTATGCGTGTGGCGGTATTGGCTGTAGACCCAAGTTCGCCTATAGCCGGTGGTTCTATTTTGGGTGATAAAACCCGTATGGAATTACTGTCTCGCAGCAAAGATGCGTTTATAAGACCTTCGCCCTCAGAGGGTTCATTAGGCGGAGTGGCACAAAAAACACGAGAAACCATGTTGTTGTGCGAAGCGGCAGGCTATAACGTGATATTGGTGGAAACGGTAGGGGTTGGCCAATCTGAATATGAAGTTGCCAGTATGGTTGATTTCTTTATGGTGCTGATGCTCCCGAATGCCGGTGATGAATTACAGGGCATTAAAAAAGGAATTATTGAACTTGCCGACGCATTGGTAATTAATAAGGCTGACGGTGAGAGTATTAACCTTGCTCAGCAAACCCGTCGACATTATGAAAACGCGCTACACCTGTTGCGACAAAACAGTTTCTGGACACCTCAAGTAATGAGTTGCTCTGCACTTAAAAACGAAAATATAGAAGCTATTTGGGGCATGATTAGCGGCTTTAAGATTGACGCCTCAAAGAATGGGGCACTGCAAGAAAAGCGTGCTCGTCAAGCTCGTGAGTGGATGACTAAATTGCTGCATGAAATGCTTGATATGAAGTTAAAGCAGAATCCTGAAGTTAAAGAATTATTGCCAACATTGAATAATAAAGTCACGGAAGGCGAGACTACGCCTTACCTTGCGGCATCTCAGTTAATAAACCTTTTATTTAAGCCGGAAGCGTAA
- a CDS encoding YiiD C-terminal domain-containing protein, with product MNGQALNDFIAAYLPTAQHMQISVENYDGQTLRLHAPLAPSINDKLTAFGGSIYVVAVMACWGMVYMRCVDYGLDPDIVVAEAAIEYLKPVTGDIVASSLPADEKNWEHFFQRFEERGKAKIDLQSEIIVNGEVAVRFKGLYAIVGVK from the coding sequence ATGAATGGCCAAGCATTAAACGACTTTATAGCAGCGTATTTACCCACTGCACAGCATATGCAAATCAGTGTTGAAAACTATGATGGTCAAACATTACGGTTGCATGCGCCGTTAGCGCCAAGTATTAATGACAAGCTAACCGCGTTTGGCGGTAGCATTTATGTTGTGGCAGTGATGGCGTGTTGGGGCATGGTTTATATGCGCTGCGTTGACTACGGTTTAGACCCAGACATTGTCGTTGCAGAAGCTGCTATTGAGTATCTCAAGCCGGTCACAGGCGATATAGTGGCCAGCTCTTTACCAGCCGATGAAAAGAACTGGGAGCATTTTTTTCAACGGTTTGAAGAGCGGGGTAAGGCTAAGATTGATCTTCAATCAGAAATTATCGTCAACGGCGAGGTAGCCGTTCGATTTAAAGGTCTTTATGCCATTGTTGGAGTGAAATAA
- the chrA gene encoding chromate efflux transporter — protein MEGATSKTKNASVLEILQIFLRLGLTSFGGPIAHIGYFREEFVTRRKWLSEQGYADIVALCQFLPGPASSQVGMAIGLMRGGYAGAAAAWLGFTLPSAMALILFALGIANYGEVLDPAALHGLKVVAVAVVAQAVWGMALTLCPDRQRITIMMMACCLVLFYPTAWGQLGVILSAGLIGLYLFKPNGLKVESRLSNSVSSRSRRREGAFFLALFSALLIGLPLILLAWPSQALQLVDAFYRAGSLVFGGGHVVLPLLQAEVVSTAWVQEDTFLAGYGAAQAVPGPLFTFAAFLGASIDGGQSSLLNATLCLLAIFLPSFLLIAGVLPYWEQLRHYRRTQSALWGVNAAVVGLLLAALYQPVWTSAIHGPQDFGLALTAFVALVFWKLPPWLVVLSCGLAAWLLNLVL, from the coding sequence ATGGAAGGCGCGACCTCTAAAACAAAGAACGCCTCAGTATTAGAAATTCTTCAGATTTTTTTACGCTTGGGATTAACGTCCTTTGGTGGTCCGATTGCACATATAGGCTATTTTCGTGAAGAGTTTGTTACTCGGCGAAAATGGCTTAGTGAACAAGGTTACGCAGATATCGTGGCTTTATGTCAATTCTTACCTGGCCCAGCAAGCAGTCAGGTCGGCATGGCTATTGGCCTTATGCGGGGTGGCTACGCCGGTGCCGCTGCAGCATGGTTAGGTTTCACGCTTCCCTCAGCAATGGCACTGATTTTATTTGCATTAGGCATTGCCAATTATGGCGAGGTTTTAGATCCAGCTGCATTGCATGGTTTGAAAGTGGTCGCTGTGGCCGTGGTCGCACAAGCTGTATGGGGTATGGCACTCACCTTATGCCCAGATCGACAACGTATCACTATTATGATGATGGCCTGCTGCTTGGTATTATTTTACCCAACTGCCTGGGGGCAGCTTGGCGTGATTCTTAGCGCGGGCTTGATCGGCCTGTACTTATTTAAACCCAATGGTTTGAAGGTGGAGAGCCGTCTCAGCAATTCCGTTTCAAGCCGTTCAAGACGCCGAGAGGGCGCATTTTTCCTGGCATTGTTTTCAGCATTATTAATTGGTTTACCATTGATCTTGCTAGCTTGGCCAAGCCAAGCGCTTCAGCTAGTTGATGCTTTTTATCGCGCTGGTTCATTAGTATTTGGTGGTGGCCACGTTGTTTTACCCCTCCTACAAGCAGAGGTGGTGTCAACGGCATGGGTGCAAGAAGACACCTTCTTAGCAGGTTACGGTGCCGCTCAAGCCGTGCCTGGGCCATTGTTTACTTTTGCCGCTTTTCTCGGTGCGTCAATTGATGGTGGTCAATCTAGCTTGCTAAATGCAACACTCTGTTTGCTGGCGATATTTCTGCCGTCATTCTTGTTAATTGCTGGGGTGCTTCCTTACTGGGAGCAGCTCAGACACTATCGTCGTACTCAATCGGCACTTTGGGGCGTTAACGCTGCCGTTGTAGGTTTGTTACTTGCCGCCTTATATCAACCAGTGTGGACTAGTGCCATTCATGGGCCGCAGGATTTTGGGCTAGCACTAACTGCATTTGTGGCCTTAGTGTTTTGGAAGTTACCACCTTGGCTAGTCGTGTTGAGTTGCGGATTAGCCGCTTGGCTACTCAACCTTGTTTTATGA
- a CDS encoding patatin-like phospholipase family protein, whose translation MDGDNKATLANSDPVASSSNYRSNTAMVLPGGGARAAYQVGVLKALAEIHGKRPGNPFPILAGTSAGGINAVSMAAGAHHFTGTVEKLEMLWRQLNTDKIYRADFFGVIRNAIRLAYSLFSAGSSTSDPVALLDNSPLKELLNQHVVFDNIGRNILNGDLDALCLTAMNYTQGVSETFFQGGPQYAGWQRWRRQGLATPIQIQHLMASTAIPTIFPPAKLGRDYYGDGALRQLTPISPVIHLGANRVLVIPANGHKRQYPKLPQEIKSPGFGQIIGHLLNSAFIDSIETDIERLERINELVNMIPEENLGMMGKELLPIDCLVISPSEDIDRIADEHVSELPRSLKMFLRRTGSTGNSGGGVSIASYLLFTPEYCGKLIDLGYRDGIAQRSELETFLYRDA comes from the coding sequence ATGGATGGTGACAATAAAGCGACCTTGGCGAATTCTGATCCAGTAGCCTCATCTAGTAACTACCGATCGAATACCGCCATGGTACTTCCTGGTGGCGGTGCTCGCGCTGCTTATCAAGTCGGTGTACTAAAGGCATTGGCTGAAATTCATGGCAAGCGTCCGGGCAACCCATTTCCCATTCTTGCAGGCACATCCGCTGGTGGAATCAATGCTGTATCAATGGCAGCTGGCGCGCATCACTTCACCGGCACAGTCGAAAAGTTAGAAATGCTTTGGCGCCAGTTGAATACCGATAAAATTTACCGAGCAGATTTTTTTGGTGTAATACGTAATGCGATAAGACTGGCCTACTCATTATTTAGCGCGGGCTCGTCTACCAGCGATCCCGTTGCACTATTGGATAATAGCCCACTGAAAGAACTCCTCAATCAGCATGTGGTATTCGACAATATCGGCCGCAACATTTTAAATGGGGATTTAGACGCACTCTGTCTTACAGCAATGAATTACACTCAGGGTGTATCTGAGACTTTTTTTCAAGGCGGACCACAATACGCAGGCTGGCAGCGCTGGCGCCGGCAGGGTTTGGCAACCCCTATTCAAATTCAGCATTTAATGGCGTCAACAGCCATTCCAACCATCTTTCCGCCAGCAAAATTAGGCCGAGATTACTATGGCGACGGGGCTTTGCGGCAGCTGACTCCCATTAGCCCAGTTATCCATCTAGGTGCAAACCGGGTCTTGGTAATTCCCGCCAACGGCCATAAACGTCAGTACCCAAAACTACCCCAAGAAATAAAATCACCTGGATTTGGCCAAATTATTGGTCATTTATTAAACAGCGCGTTCATAGACAGCATAGAAACAGATATTGAGCGTCTTGAGCGTATTAATGAATTGGTCAATATGATCCCTGAGGAAAATCTCGGCATGATGGGCAAGGAGCTGCTGCCAATTGACTGCCTCGTTATCAGCCCCAGTGAAGATATTGATCGTATTGCCGATGAGCACGTAAGCGAACTACCGCGTTCGCTCAAGATGTTTTTACGGCGTACTGGTAGCACTGGCAATAGCGGAGGTGGTGTGAGTATTGCGAGTTATTTGTTATTCACACCAGAGTACTGCGGTAAGCTCATTGATTTAGGATATCGCGACGGTATAGCGCAACGAAGCGAATTAGAAACCTTCTTGTACCGAGACGCCTAA
- a CDS encoding pyruvate, water dikinase regulatory protein produces the protein MIRPAFFISDSTGITAETLGNSVLAQFENQKFEHIIVPYVNNVERAISAVEKINRAAEECGSQPIVFDTLVDEKLRSIIATSKGYIIDVLGTFVSQLEIALNETPSRTVGRVQNAEKDKVYKLRIDAVNYALDNDDGARLNRYDQAEVILIGVSRSGKTPTCLYLAMQSGIFVANYPITDEDMESDRLPKALLAHRSRLFGLTIDAERLAAIRSERRPDTRYSSLRQCEDELRQAEAMFKRFGIPYLDTTHASVEEISTRVLVGTGLRGHKR, from the coding sequence ATGATTCGTCCGGCCTTTTTTATATCAGACAGTACCGGTATTACCGCCGAAACCTTGGGTAATAGTGTATTAGCGCAATTTGAGAACCAAAAGTTTGAACACATCATCGTTCCCTATGTGAATAATGTAGAGCGAGCGATATCAGCGGTGGAGAAAATAAATCGCGCTGCGGAGGAATGTGGATCCCAGCCCATCGTTTTCGATACGCTTGTTGATGAAAAACTGCGCTCCATTATTGCCACGAGCAAAGGCTATATCATTGATGTATTAGGCACCTTTGTCAGTCAATTAGAGATAGCCCTCAATGAAACGCCCTCTCGTACAGTCGGGCGAGTTCAAAATGCTGAGAAGGATAAAGTGTATAAACTGCGTATCGACGCCGTAAATTACGCCCTTGATAATGATGATGGCGCCCGCTTAAATCGCTATGACCAAGCTGAAGTCATCTTAATTGGTGTTTCACGTAGCGGAAAAACGCCGACCTGCTTATATTTAGCGATGCAGTCGGGGATATTTGTCGCCAATTATCCGATCACGGATGAAGATATGGAAAGCGATCGCTTACCAAAAGCCTTGTTAGCACACCGCAGCCGCCTATTCGGCTTAACGATAGATGCGGAGCGTTTAGCCGCTATCCGCAGTGAACGGCGTCCTGACACCCGTTATTCCTCGCTTCGTCAATGTGAAGATGAGCTTCGACAAGCAGAGGCCATGTTTAAGCGCTTTGGCATTCCTTACCTCGATACCACCCATGCTTCAGTAGAGGAAATCTCCACACGAGTATTGGTGGGCACCGGGCTCCGAGGTCATAAACGTTGA